In Mycolicibacterium aubagnense, the DNA window CGAGGTCGCGGCGCCGAGCCCGATGCTCAAAGGCGGACTCACCTTTGTCGACACCCCGGGCGTCGGCGGACTGGGCCAGCCCCACCTGTCGGCCACCCTCGGGCTGCTGCCCGACGCCGACGCCCTCCTGATGGTCAGCGACACCAGCCAGGAGTTCACCGCGCCCGAGCTGACGTTCATCCGGCAGGCCGTCGAAATCTGCCCGGTGGCAACGATTGTCGCCACCAAGACCGACCTGTACCCGCACTGGCGGGAGATCGTCGCGGCCAATGCCGCACACCTGCAGCGCGCGCGGCTGAGCGTCCCCGTGGTGCCCGCATCGTCGGCGTTGCGCACGCACGCGCTGGCGCTGAACGACAAGGAACTCAACGACGAGTCCAACTTCCCGGCCATCATCTCGTTCCTCACCGACAAGGTGCTGAGTCGCGAGAACGACCGGATCAAGGACGAGGTCGTCACCGAAATCCACTCGGCCGCTGAACATCTGACCCTGGCCGTGTCCACGGAATTGGCTGCGATCAACGATCCCGACAAGATCGAGCGCATCAAGGCCGAGCTGGAGCAGAAGAAGGACGACGCCCAGAACGCGTTGCAGCAGACGGCATTGTGGCAACAGGTGCTCAACGACGGCATTGCTGACCTGACCGCCGATGTCGACCATGACCTGCGCAACCGGTTCCGCAACATCACCGCGCACACCGAGCGCATCATCGACGGCTGTGATCCCACCCAACACTGGGCCGAGATCGGCGCAGAGTTGGAGAACGTGGTTGCCACCGCGGTCGGCGACAACTTCGTCTGGGCCCATCAGCGCGCCGAGGCGCTGGCCGCCGAGGTGGCCCGCACCTTCGTGCAGGCCGGGCTGGATTCGGTGGAACTGGCCGAGATCAGGGCCCGCGACATGGGCGCCGGCCTTGGCGAGTTCAACCCCGTCGCGCGGCTGGAATCCGAGCCGATCAGAGCCGGCCACAAGGTGATCACCGGGATGCGCGGGTCTTACGGTGGCGTGCTGATGTTCGGCATGCTGACGTCGTTCGCCGGGCTGGGCATGTTCAACCCGCTGTCGCTGGGCGCCGGACTGGTGCTGGGCCGAAAGGCCTACAAGGAGGACATGGAGAACCGCATGCTGCGCGTGCGGGGCGAGGCGAAGATGAACGTCCGCCGGTTCGTCGACGACGTGTCGTTCGCGGTCGGCAAGGAGTCTCGCGACCGGCTGCGAAACATCCAGCGCCACTTGCGTGATCACTACCGCGAGATCGCCAACCAGACCACCAGATCGCTCAACGAATCGCTGCAGGCAATGCTCGCCGCCGCGCAGATCGAAGCGGGCGAACGCGACAACCGGGTGCGGGAACTGGAGCGGCAGTTGAACATTCTGCGCCAGGTCATCGACAACGCGGTGAAACTGACTCCGGCCCTGGCCCAGTGAGCACGAGCGCACGCGTCCGCGCCATCCTGGGCGGCGTCATGTCGGCCTATCGGTCCGACCCCGGCTACCAGCACCGTCCGCAGGCCCTGGCCGAACTGGACTGGATCGCCCGTCGGCTGGACCAGCCGATCCGCATCGCTTTGGCCGGCACGCTCAAGGCCGGCAAGTCGACTTTGGTGAATGCGCTTGTGGGCGAGGAGATTGCGCCCACCGATGCCACCGAGGCCACCCGCCTGGTCACCTGGTTCCGGCACGGCATGACGCCGCGCGTGACGGCCAACCACCGCGACGGCCGCCGTACGGATGTGCCGATCACCCGCGATGGCGGCCTGACGTTCGATCTCGCGCGCTACTCGGGCGCGCAGGGCGCGGCCAACGTGGGGGACATCGTCGACCTCGACGTGCAGTGGCCCGCTGCCGAATTGGAACAGATGACCATCATCGACACGCCGGGCACGTCGTCGCTGTCGCGTGACGTCTCCGACCGGACCCTGCAACTCTTGGTGCCGCGCGACGGGGTCCCTCGGGTGGATGCCGTCGTGTTCCTGCTGCGCACCCTCAATGCGTCAGACATCGCGTTGCTCAAGCAGATCGGGGAACTCGTCGGCAGCGGCTCGGGCGCGCTCGGCGTGATCGGCGTCGCGTCGCGTGCCGACGAGATCGGGGCCGGACGCATCGACGCGATGATGTCGGCCCGCGAGGTCGCCACCCGGTTCACCACGGAACTCGACCGCACGGGCGTGTGCCAGGCAGTCGTCCCGGTATCGGGGTTGCTGGCGCTGACCGCGCGCACGTTGCGGCAGAGTGAGTTCACGGCACTGCAGAAACTCGCCGCTCTGGACGGCGACGGCGCCACCGCGCTGACCAAGGCCATGCTGTCAGCAGATCGCTTTGTCCGGCAAGATGATTCGCTGCCCGTCGACGCCATCACGCGAGCGGGGCTGTTGGACCGGTTCGGTATGTTCGGGATCCGGATCGCCATCGCGGTCCTACGCGCCGGTGTCACCGACTCCGTGGGGCTGGCCGACGAGCTACTGGAGCGCAGTGGTCTGGTGGCCCTGCGCGACGTCGTCGACCAGCAGTTCGCGCAGCGCGCCGACATGCTCAAGGCGCACACCGCGTTGCGCACGCTGCGCCGCTTCGTGGAGGCCAACCCCATCTACGCGACACCGTTCATCCTGGCGGACATCGACCCGCTGCTGGCCGACACCCACGCGTTCGAAGAATTGCGGCTGCTCGGCCAATTGCGTTCCAGGCCAACCACATTGAACGACGATGAGATGGCGTCGCTGCGCCGCATCATCGGCGGTTCGGGGACCGACGCGGCGAGCCGGCTGGGACTGGGTAACGATGCGCCATATGACGGCCCGCGTGCGGCCTTCGCGGCGGTGCAACGGTGGCGTCGCCGGGCCGATCATCCGCTGAATGACCCCTTTACCGCACGTGCCTGCCGGGCTGCTGTGCGTAGTGCGGAGGCCTTGGTCGCCGACTATGCGGCGCAAGGCAGGTGAGATATCCGTGATCGTTGGCCAATCGGTGCCCCACGCAGCTACCGTTTGCGGGTGGCTCAATCGTTTGACCCCTTCGGACTGGTAGGCCGCGCGGTCGACGCCGCTCGTATCGGCCTGGATGTGTACAGCTGGACCGAGCAGCAGATCGTCGGCGCCCTGCGTAAAGGCCTCAACGAACTGGAACCGGAAGACACCGACCACGACGTCGTCGCGACGCCCGAGACGTCCAAACCGGCAGCCACCGACGACTCGCTCAACTCCAAGATGAGCGAGCTGCTGAATCGGGCGCTCGACCAGAACACCGCCGGCAGCCAGACCGAGTTGTACCACCATCTGCTGGATCAGCTGGTCGCCGACGAGGCCCGCATCGTCGGCGCGCTGTCCGACGGCTCCGTCTCTCCTTTGGTCAACGTGTTCGACCGGACCCGCAAGGCGGTGCTGGAAAACGCGGCCCTGGTGGGCCGGACCGCGAACGTCGCGCTGCCGCAGATGACGCCACAGTACGTCGGGCATTTGCTGGCACTGCGCCTCGTGGAGATCGGTCCGGAGGATTCCTCGCTGAAAACCGAGTACGAGGTGTTGATGGCTGAGACCATCGTGCTCAACGCGATCAAGGCCGCGTCGAAGGGTCCGCTCCCCGCCAAGGTGGAGAAGCTGACGCTGACGCTGTCGCCGCTGGGCCGATCGCTGTGGGCCGCCGCCACCGCGGAGGACGACCAAGACGGGTGGCACTGATGTCCTTGACCGAGATCCTCACCGACTTCCGTGAGCACTGGGTCATCTACTTCTCCATGCCGCTGGTGGCCGCGTTCGTCGGCTGGAGCACCAAGATCGTCGCGATGGAGATGATCTACCGGCCGCTGGAGTTCAAGGGCATCGGGCCCATCGGCTGGCAGGGCATCATCCCGCGGCGCGCCGGCAAGGTCGGCTCGACAACCATCGAGCTCCTCACGTCCAATCTGCTCAAACCCGAAGAACTGGTATCCCGGATCGACGCCAAAGAAGCCGTCGAGGTCTTGCGCGAACCGCTGGCGGCGTCCATCAACGACATCGCCCGCGACGTCGCCGAAGAGATCCGCCCGGGCTTGTGGGACTCCTTGCCCGAGGCCGGGCGCCAGGCCATCCTCAACCGCATCCACTCCCAGGCACCCCGGATCACCGAGAAGATGCTGAACGAGATGCAGGCGGACCTGAGCCGGTTCGTCGACCTGCAGTTCCTCTCGGTCACCACTTTGGTGCGCAACAAAGAGAAGCTCAACAAGCTGATGCGCGGCCTGTCCGACGACGCCATGGCGTTCGTCCGGCGCAGCGGCATCTACTTCGGTCTGATCATCGGTACCGCCCAGATGTTCGTGTGGGCCATCTTCAAACTGCCGTGGATCATGCCGGCCTTCGGTTTCGGTATCGGCCTGGTCAGCGACTACATCGCGCTGAACATGCTGTTCCGGCCCATCAAGCCGACGAAGTACCTGGGCTTCATCAAGTTCCAGGGCCTGTTGCACGCGCAACGGGAGAAGATCACCGCGGACTATGCCCGCATCCTGTCCGAGGACCTGTTCGCACCGGACATCCTGTTCGACGGCATCCTCAAAGGTCCGGGTGCCGACAAGCTGTTTTCCATGGTCGCCCGCGAGGTCGAGCTCGCGATCGACAGCGAGGTCGGTGGGTGGACGGGCACAGTCGTGAAGTTCGCGGTCGGCACGGCGAAGTACAACGCGCTGAAGGACAAGGTCGTCGACCTCGTCGTCGAGCGGCTGCCGGCCACGCTGCTGGACGCCCAGGACTACGCCATGAGCAAGATCGACCTCGAGCAGACCATCATCGACAAGATGAATCAGCTCTCCAACGAGGAGTACGAGTCGATTCTGCGGCCGGTGTTCAAGGACGACGAGCCGTTGATGATCGCCATCGGCGCCATCCTCGGTGGCTGTGTCGGTGAGCTCCAGGTGCTGATGATCGAGTTCTTCACGCACTAGTGCTGCGGCTGCGGCAATACCGTGGTGTGCGGCCTCGACGTGAACGGGTAGGGCCAGCGCGGGTCGGTGGTCGTGTGACTCTGCCGTGACTGGGTGATCGACGTTTCCGTCGACGTCGTCGTGGTGTCCGTGGGGAGCGGCAGGTCGATGTCGGTGGTCGACGGCGGGGTGGACGCGTAGCTGGCCGACGACGGGGTGGTCGTCATCGCGGTCGTGGACGAATGGCCCGAGTCATCCACGATGACGGGCACGGGTGCCGGCTGTGGCTGGTTGTAGTGCCGCGTCAACCATGACCCCGCGAAATACAGCAGCGCAATCGCGATGAGCGCGGCAATGCTGGCGCCGACGACGTGCGGGGTGCGCTCATGCCACGGCCGCTCGGTCATGGCCGGTCAGCGTAGCTGAGGAATGACTTCCGGTCAGCGCAGCTGGGGTGTGACTTGCGGTCAGCGCAGCTGGGGAATGATTTCCGTGCTGAAGAACGCGATGTGGTCGAGATCAGCCATGTCCAGCACCTGCAGGTAGATGCGCTCGACACCGGCCGCGATGAACGGCGCCAGTTTGTCGACGATCTCCGCCGGCGTACCGACGGTGGGGGAGTTGCCGCGCATCTCGTCGACCTCGCGGCCGATGGCGCCGGCTCGACGGGCGATCTCCGCGTCGTCCTTGCCGGCGCACAGCACGAAAGCCGCCGAGTACGTGATGCTTTCCGGCGACCGGCCGGCTTCCGCCACGGCGGCCCGTACCCGGCCGAATTGAGTGGTGAGGGTGTCGATGTCGACGAACGGAATGTTGAACTCGGAGGCGAACCGGGCGGCCAGCGCCGGGGTCCGCTTGGCGCCGCCGCCACCGATGATCACCGGCGGGTGGGCCTGCGCCGGTTTGGGCAGCGCCGGGGAATTCTTCACGGTGTAGTGCTTGCCGTCGAAGTCGAAGTGTTCGCCGACCGGGGTGTCCCAGAAGCCCGTGATGATCTGCAGCTGCTCGTCCAGCCGGTCGAAGCGTTCGCCCAGCGGCGGGAACGGGATGGCGTAGGCCTCGTGCTCTTCGGCGAACCAGCCGGCGCCGAGGCCCAATTCCACACGGCCACCGCTCATTTCGTCGACCTGTGCGACGGCGATGGCGAGCGGACCGGGATGCCGAAATGTCGCCGAGGTGACCATGGTGCCGAGCCGGATGGTGCTGGTCTCGCGGGCGATGCCGGCGAGCGTCACCCAGGAATCGGTCGGGCCGGGCAATCCGTCGCCGGCCATGGCCAGGTAGTGGTCGGATCGAAAGAACGCGGAGAACGCCAACTCCTCGGCAGCCTGCGCGACGGCGAGCTGGTCGGCGTAGGTGGCACCCTGCTGCGGTTCGACGAATACCCGGAAGTCCATGCCGCCCAGCCTAGGCTGTCTCGCCACGCTTCTCATCGCGGCTCGTTCCTCGCCGCTTGATCGTCGCGCGGCGGGTCAGAACGCCTTCACACCCGCCGTCGAGACGAACATCCCGTGGCCTGTGCCGGCGTTGGTGAAGCGGGTGCCTTCGGCTCCGGCGAGGATGGTCCAGCCCACTGCCGAATAGGTCTGGTAGTCGATGGTCACCGTCGGGATGGCCCCGAGATTGCCAACTACCCAAGACAATTCGCCGGCTGCCGTGACCCGGACGCCGTTGGCCGACTCCCCGTTGACCTTCGGCGCGTTGGTGAAGGCCGACTCGCAGTCGACCTCCGCCTTGCTGAGCTGGCAACGGGTTTGGCCGGACTTGGTCGCGATGAAGACGTAGCCGTTCTGCGGTGCGAGGACCTGAGCGTTGGGCGGCACGGCGCTGGGGACCGGTATTGGGTTCACCGGAACCGGGCGGATCGCCTTCCCCGATGGCGTCGGTGTGCTTATGGCAGACGTTTCTCCGGAGGGCAGCCCTGACTTCGGGTTTCCGGGCATGGTGCTGTCGCAGCCCGCGAGCAGCGCGGCTGTCAGCGCAGCGGTGGCAGACATGGTGAGCCGTGTGTGGTTCATCGGCCATCAGGCTACGGGAGATCTGATCGCGCTGATCCAGACCGCTGCCCCGGCGCGTCCTGCTGCTTAACGTCGAACCTCCGTAGTGAACAGAGGTGGCGATGAGCAACAAACACATATCCCCGCTCGGTTTGGTCGGCGTCGTCGCCATTGCGGTCGCCGGAGTTCTGATCGGGTTCAAGAACATTCACGGTCCGTCACCGGACGCACTGCTGAACGTGTCGTATGACCCGACGCGCGAGCTGTACGCGGCGCTGGATCCGCAGTTCGTCGCGCAGTACCGCAAGCAGTCCGGAGTCACTGTCGACATCGGTCAGTCGCACGGCGGGTCCGGCCGGCAGGCGCGCAATGTCATCGACGGTACGTCGAAAGCCAGTGTGGTCTCACTGGCCTTGGTCAGTGACGTCGACAAGCTGGCCAAGCGTGGGCTGATCGCCAAGGACTGGCAGCACCGGCTGCCCAACAACTCGGTGCCGTACACCTCGACCATCGTGTTCGTGGTCCGCAAGGACAACCCGAAGAACATCCATGACTGGCCTGATCTGGTCAAGGGCGACGTCTCGGTGGTGACCCCGGACCCGCATACCTCGGGTAACGGCAAGCTCAGCGTGCTGGCCGGGTGGGGCTCGGTGACGACCCGCGGTGGCTCCGAGGCAGCCGCCCACGACTACCTGGCGGCGTTGTTCAAGCACGTCGCCGTCGCCGATGAGGGCGCGCGCGGCGCTGCCAGCAGCTTCGCCGTGCAGAAGATCGGCGATGTGCACCTGACGTGGGAGAACGAAGCCATCCGGGAGGTGGCCGCGGCGCCCAATGAGCTGCAGATCGTCTATCCACCAGTGAGCATCAGGGCCGAACCTGCGGTGGCCTGGGTAGACGCGAACGTGGCCGGCAAGAAGACCGAGGCCTACGCGAAGGCTTACCTGAACTACCTGTTCACCGACCCTGCCCAGGAAGTGATCGCACAGTACGGCTACCGCTCGATCAACCCGCAGATCCAGGCCAAGTACCGGGCCCAGTTGCCGGACCTCTCGCTGTTCCCGGTGTCCGCGATCGCCAAGGACTGGGACGACGCCGCCGAAAAATTCTTCGGCGACAACGGAATCATCGACACCATTCATATCCCTGCGCAGCGAACGGTGGTGGGATCGTGAGCCTGCTTTCGAACCTGAAACTCAACTACGAGCGCACCCTCGCCCGGCGCGATCTGATCGCCGGCCTGACGGTCGCCGCCATCGCTCTGCCGCAGGGCATGGCCTATGCCTTGATAGCGGGTGTCGACCCCAAATACGGCGTCTTCTCCGCCATCGTGGTGACGCTCATCGCTTCGATATTCGGTTCGTCGTCACACCTGATCAACGGACCCACCAGCGCCATCTCACTGCTGGTATTCAGCTCATTGGCGTTCATCGACCCGGAGAACCGCACCGAACTGTTCGAGGCGCTGTTCTTGCTCGCGGTCCTGGTGGGCACCATTCAGATCCTGATCTCGGTGTTCAAACTCGGTGACCTGACTCGCTACATCTCCGAGTCGGTGATCGTCGGGTTCATGGCGGCAGCCGCGTTCTTGCTTGCTTTGGGCCAGTTGGGAAATGCGGTCGGCGTCAAGGACCGGGGCAGCGGCAACATGCAGGTGCTGTACCGCACCTACCTGACGCTGTTCCACGGCGACGCGATCAACTACCGAGCCGTGGTACTGAGCGTCACGGCTGTCGTCGCAGCCGTAGTGCTCCGAAAGTTGGTGCAGCGCTTCGGCTGGCCGCAGATCGACATGCTTGCCGTGTTGGTCATCGCAGCTCTGATCGCCTACTTCTCGGGCTGGTCGACACCCGGCCACGGGGGCAAGACCGCCGTGTCGATCACCGGAAAGATTCCCGCCAGCCTGCCCGACTTCCATATTCCGGTGGTGCATTGGGAGTGGCTGCCGCACCTGTCGCAGGGCGCGTTGGCGGTCGCTTTCATCGGCTTGATCGAGGCGCTGTCGATCGCGAAAGCCATTGCGCACCAGACACAGCAGAAGATCGACTACAACCGGCAGATTCTGGCGGAAGGGCTGGCCAACCTGACCGGTGGCTTCTTCCAGAGCCTGCCCGGTTCGGGCTCTCTGTCGCGATCGGCCATCAACTTCCAGGCCGGCGCGGCCACCCGGTTCTCCGGCGTCGTCGCGGCGGTGACTGTGGCCGGCGCGCTGCTGTTGTTCGCGCCACTGTTGAGCTACATCCCGAAGGCGGCACTGGCCGGCCTGTTGCTGGTTACCGCGGTGCGTTTGGTCGACTTCCATCGACTGGTGCACACGGTCAAAGCGTCTCGCTACGACGCCGGTTTGGTGATCGTCACGGCAATCACCGGCGTGGTCATCGATCTGGACAAGGCGGTGCTACTCGGCGTTGCGCTCTCGATCCTGCTGTTCGTGCCGCGGGCCTCCAAGCTCAAGATCGCCGAGTTGGTGATCACGCCTGAGCGCGTGGTCCGGGAACGGGTCGGCGATGAGCCCGACAACCCGGCCATCCTGATCTACGACATCGAAGGAGAGTTGTTCTTCGGTGCCGCGCCGGAAATCGAGCGCGCGCTGGACGCCCTCACCGACCGGGTCAAGACCGAAGGAACCCAATTCGTGGTGCTCCGGCTCAAACGGACCCGCAATCCCGACGCGGTCGGTATCGAGCGTATCGAGCGGTTCCTGCACGACCTGACCGAGCTGGGTGTCACCGTCCTGCTGGCCGGCGTTCGGCCCGACACCCTGGATGTCCTGGGCAACGTCGGGCTGCGTGACTGGTTCCCGGACGAGCGCATCTTCCCGGAAGAGGAGAAGGAGTTCTCGGCAACGCTCAAAGCGGTCCGCTACGCGGAGTCACGGCTGGTGCCCAGCGGCGTCAGCAGCAACGAGGAGTTGTACTACCTCGTCTGAGGCGAGGCCGGTTACTACTGCGGAGGCAGTACCGGCGGTCGGCAGATGTTGTTGATCGGGTCCCACCACGCGCCGTCACGGCAGTCGAGTGGCGTCGTCGAGACCGGCGGTCGGCAGCTGTTGATGTTGGGGTCCCACCAGCCACCGGGACAGTTCTGTACGAGCGGGGCCTGACACCGGTTCTGCACGGGATCCCACCAGGTGCCGTTGTCACAGTCCGCATGGCTGACGGCCGGTGTGATCGCCGCGGTGAGGGCCATGGGCGCCAAGGTGGCCGCGGCGATGACGGCGGCACGCTGCAGAGACTTGTGCATGCCGTCAGCCTAAAGGGCTTCAGTTACAAGGCAAGTCGCCCGGCGTGTAGTAGGGCACCCCGGCCGGGGTGTAGCACGGTGGCCGGCCCGTGGCGGCCTGGGCGGCCGCGTCCTCCGGCGCCGCGACCGCCGCCGCCACCGCGGCGTCGCCCGCGATATTCGTACAGCCGCCCGCACTGACGTGGCGGCCCCCGACACTGCCGCACACGTCGGCGTGTGCGGCCGGAGTGCTGACGGCCGGCACCGCCGCGGACGCGAGCAGGAACAGCACTGCAGCTGCGGTCTTCTTCATGCGACGATTATTGACGAATGTGTCAGGTCTGTCTCAGCTTTTCTGGTACCCGCCGTCGTCCATGCGGGTGAAGTAGCGGCCCGGGGGCGGCAGCGGATCGCGCCGCAGCGGGCCGGCGACGGGGCGGTGCCACGGTGTCATCGGCAACTCATCGACAACACGGACGAATGCGGGCCGTTCCTCGCCAGGCAGGTTCGCGAGCGCCTCGTCCAAGTCGGCGGCGGAGATGTCCTGGCCTTCGACCAGTGACAGTGCCGCGACAGCCACCTCGTTGTCGTCGGAAGTGACTCCATACGTGTGCACCAGGTCGACGTTGGGTAGCTTCCCGATGGCTGCGGTGATCGGCAAGGAGGCCACGATCCCGTCGGCGGTGTGGATCTGGGTGTCGACGGAGTCGATCAGCCAGTAATCCCCATCACCGTCCCGGCTGACGAGGCTGCCACTGGAGAACCAGGCGTCACCGGCCTCGAACAGGTTGCGCAGTGGCGGCGCCGACGCGGTGGTCGCGGAACTGATCTTCACCAACAGCAGGCCCGTTTCGTCGTCGGCGCAGCGGATCGCGTAACCGTCCGCGCCCGAAACAACTTGCTGCGCTTCCGGATCCCACCGCACGACCTCGACGGTCGCACTACCCGGCAGGGGCCGGCCCAGCGATCCCGGCTTGGCCGGGTTGACGTTGGCCAGGATGGCCTCGCCCTCGCTGGTGGACCAGAAGTCGAGGACACCGGCCGGGGCGAACCGGTCGAGGACCCGGCGCCACAGGCCGCGAGGCATACCGGAGCCGACGAACAGCCGGACCGAGTGGTTGCGCTCGGCGGGCTGCGGGGCGGCGTTGACCAGCGGCCGCAGCTGCGCCCAGGTGTAGCAGACGATGGTCACGCCGTACCGGCGCACTTCCGTCCAGAATGTCGTCGGGTCCAGGTCGGTGGCCATCGCCAGTCGGCTGCCGCCCGCGACCGCACCGCCGATGCCCGTCAGCAGGCCGGAGGTGTGGTAGATCGGGTTGATGCAGTAGACGGTGTCGGAGTTGTTCAGCGTCGCCGACGTCGCGGTGCCGTACGCCGACAAACCGAAGCGGCCGTTG includes these proteins:
- a CDS encoding Abi-alpha family protein, which produces MAQSFDPFGLVGRAVDAARIGLDVYSWTEQQIVGALRKGLNELEPEDTDHDVVATPETSKPAATDDSLNSKMSELLNRALDQNTAGSQTELYHHLLDQLVADEARIVGALSDGSVSPLVNVFDRTRKAVLENAALVGRTANVALPQMTPQYVGHLLALRLVEIGPEDSSLKTEYEVLMAETIVLNAIKAASKGPLPAKVEKLTLTLSPLGRSLWAAATAEDDQDGWH
- a CDS encoding dynamin-like GTPase family protein; the protein is MTQPNEANPRPVAVIVELIDHTSRIAGLNDRDDLAQRLLAAKTRISDPQIRVVIAGQLKQGKSQLLNSLLNMPVARVGDDESTVLTTVVHYGDAATAQLILAPPEGALEPSVVAIPPNQLSTDLRQAPQAQGRQVLRVEVAAPSPMLKGGLTFVDTPGVGGLGQPHLSATLGLLPDADALLMVSDTSQEFTAPELTFIRQAVEICPVATIVATKTDLYPHWREIVAANAAHLQRARLSVPVVPASSALRTHALALNDKELNDESNFPAIISFLTDKVLSRENDRIKDEVVTEIHSAAEHLTLAVSTELAAINDPDKIERIKAELEQKKDDAQNALQQTALWQQVLNDGIADLTADVDHDLRNRFRNITAHTERIIDGCDPTQHWAEIGAELENVVATAVGDNFVWAHQRAEALAAEVARTFVQAGLDSVELAEIRARDMGAGLGEFNPVARLESEPIRAGHKVITGMRGSYGGVLMFGMLTSFAGLGMFNPLSLGAGLVLGRKAYKEDMENRMLRVRGEAKMNVRRFVDDVSFAVGKESRDRLRNIQRHLRDHYREIANQTTRSLNESLQAMLAAAQIEAGERDNRVRELERQLNILRQVIDNAVKLTPALAQ
- a CDS encoding sulfate ABC transporter substrate-binding protein produces the protein MSNKHISPLGLVGVVAIAVAGVLIGFKNIHGPSPDALLNVSYDPTRELYAALDPQFVAQYRKQSGVTVDIGQSHGGSGRQARNVIDGTSKASVVSLALVSDVDKLAKRGLIAKDWQHRLPNNSVPYTSTIVFVVRKDNPKNIHDWPDLVKGDVSVVTPDPHTSGNGKLSVLAGWGSVTTRGGSEAAAHDYLAALFKHVAVADEGARGAASSFAVQKIGDVHLTWENEAIREVAAAPNELQIVYPPVSIRAEPAVAWVDANVAGKKTEAYAKAYLNYLFTDPAQEVIAQYGYRSINPQIQAKYRAQLPDLSLFPVSAIAKDWDDAAEKFFGDNGIIDTIHIPAQRTVVGS
- a CDS encoding dynamin-like GTPase family protein, whose protein sequence is MSTSARVRAILGGVMSAYRSDPGYQHRPQALAELDWIARRLDQPIRIALAGTLKAGKSTLVNALVGEEIAPTDATEATRLVTWFRHGMTPRVTANHRDGRRTDVPITRDGGLTFDLARYSGAQGAANVGDIVDLDVQWPAAELEQMTIIDTPGTSSLSRDVSDRTLQLLVPRDGVPRVDAVVFLLRTLNASDIALLKQIGELVGSGSGALGVIGVASRADEIGAGRIDAMMSAREVATRFTTELDRTGVCQAVVPVSGLLALTARTLRQSEFTALQKLAALDGDGATALTKAMLSADRFVRQDDSLPVDAITRAGLLDRFGMFGIRIAIAVLRAGVTDSVGLADELLERSGLVALRDVVDQQFAQRADMLKAHTALRTLRRFVEANPIYATPFILADIDPLLADTHAFEELRLLGQLRSRPTTLNDDEMASLRRIIGGSGTDAASRLGLGNDAPYDGPRAAFAAVQRWRRRADHPLNDPFTARACRAAVRSAEALVADYAAQGR
- a CDS encoding SulP family inorganic anion transporter — encoded protein: MSLLSNLKLNYERTLARRDLIAGLTVAAIALPQGMAYALIAGVDPKYGVFSAIVVTLIASIFGSSSHLINGPTSAISLLVFSSLAFIDPENRTELFEALFLLAVLVGTIQILISVFKLGDLTRYISESVIVGFMAAAAFLLALGQLGNAVGVKDRGSGNMQVLYRTYLTLFHGDAINYRAVVLSVTAVVAAVVLRKLVQRFGWPQIDMLAVLVIAALIAYFSGWSTPGHGGKTAVSITGKIPASLPDFHIPVVHWEWLPHLSQGALAVAFIGLIEALSIAKAIAHQTQQKIDYNRQILAEGLANLTGGFFQSLPGSGSLSRSAINFQAGAATRFSGVVAAVTVAGALLLFAPLLSYIPKAALAGLLLVTAVRLVDFHRLVHTVKASRYDAGLVIVTAITGVVIDLDKAVLLGVALSILLFVPRASKLKIAELVITPERVVRERVGDEPDNPAILIYDIEGELFFGAAPEIERALDALTDRVKTEGTQFVVLRLKRTRNPDAVGIERIERFLHDLTELGVTVLLAGVRPDTLDVLGNVGLRDWFPDERIFPEEEKEFSATLKAVRYAESRLVPSGVSSNEELYYLV
- a CDS encoding LLM class F420-dependent oxidoreductase yields the protein MDFRVFVEPQQGATYADQLAVAQAAEELAFSAFFRSDHYLAMAGDGLPGPTDSWVTLAGIARETSTIRLGTMVTSATFRHPGPLAIAVAQVDEMSGGRVELGLGAGWFAEEHEAYAIPFPPLGERFDRLDEQLQIITGFWDTPVGEHFDFDGKHYTVKNSPALPKPAQAHPPVIIGGGGAKRTPALAARFASEFNIPFVDIDTLTTQFGRVRAAVAEAGRSPESITYSAAFVLCAGKDDAEIARRAGAIGREVDEMRGNSPTVGTPAEIVDKLAPFIAAGVERIYLQVLDMADLDHIAFFSTEIIPQLR
- a CDS encoding DUF445 domain-containing protein, which produces MSLTEILTDFREHWVIYFSMPLVAAFVGWSTKIVAMEMIYRPLEFKGIGPIGWQGIIPRRAGKVGSTTIELLTSNLLKPEELVSRIDAKEAVEVLREPLAASINDIARDVAEEIRPGLWDSLPEAGRQAILNRIHSQAPRITEKMLNEMQADLSRFVDLQFLSVTTLVRNKEKLNKLMRGLSDDAMAFVRRSGIYFGLIIGTAQMFVWAIFKLPWIMPAFGFGIGLVSDYIALNMLFRPIKPTKYLGFIKFQGLLHAQREKITADYARILSEDLFAPDILFDGILKGPGADKLFSMVAREVELAIDSEVGGWTGTVVKFAVGTAKYNALKDKVVDLVVERLPATLLDAQDYAMSKIDLEQTIIDKMNQLSNEEYESILRPVFKDDEPLMIAIGAILGGCVGELQVLMIEFFTH